Proteins encoded in a region of the Mercenaria mercenaria strain notata chromosome 1, MADL_Memer_1, whole genome shotgun sequence genome:
- the LOC123551616 gene encoding zinc finger protein 862-like produces MMPGNKRKSECGTLLNMNYFKKLRKENNVSDSIIEETVSCEKRDDSVNEFIPGPGTPEKTVTNPDSHPATPNGQRKSGIDPKWKPAFPWMTVSENGQGMLCSLCVKHQKRPKKCVPGRAVWVDIPCTSIRRSSLVNHKDSDSHKEAVVFDVAEAKTGGGIEAGFVREEHVNREAMKASMTLLYFLCKEEIPHTTKHKPLVDVAKTLGVDVLNSLEKGGNAKYTSDDHVQEVVNIFGDTIWEPIRQEIQDSVFYSVMVDETTDISVTCQLILYVRYLKDGKSKTVFAETISIPNGKADTIKEAIIGFLHKNQLPLDKLCAFGSDGAAVMVGRKAGVSRQLQNLVPHLISNHCVAHRLALAASQAAAHIKYLDKFKKIVEQLFRFYNYSAVRTASLREIQTVLNEPAVKITEAKDVRWLSHDKAVRALRRCLPAVITSLEFEAAKGDAQAQGLSCFVQHYEFVAALLMMSDVLPVLSALSRAFQTRDGTYSLVGSLVLGTISTVKTLKENPGEHFHSLSTVMSDLVDQPFKFHPPTDRETEHFMKNVYNPFFDSIVQNLEKRFPNIAELEAFSVFSPQLWPEDSEEFAEYGKDEIQMLSVRFQSSLNCQADVQSEFQLLKNTVRNDQKLVQEPASKIMETVAGPLSETLPNLAKLASVGLIIPTSTADCERGFSALKRIKTDIRNRMKDCTLNSLLQIAIEGPEVINFPYTTAVDKWAGRKNRRLKL; encoded by the exons ATGATGCCTGGAAATAAACGTAAATCAGAGTGTGGGACATTGTTAAACATGAACTATTTCAAGAAGCTCCGGAAGGAGAACAATGTTAGTGATTCAATAATAGAGGAGACTGTGAGTTGTGAAAAGCGCGACGATTCTGTAAATGAATTCATTCCTGGACCAGGTACACCGGAGAAAACTGTCACAAATCCAGATTCCCACCCAGCCACGCCGAATGGCCAAAGGAAATCTGGCATTGATCCCaaatggaaaccagcgtttccctggatgacagtttCTGAGAAcg GCCAAGGTATGTTGTGTTCACTTTGTGTTAAGCATCAGAAAAGGCCAAAGAAGTGTGTTCCTGGTAGAGCCGTGTGGGTTGACATTCCATGTACATCTATAAGGCGATCCTCTCTAGTTAATCATAAGGACTCCGACTCACACAAGGAAGCAGTGGTGTTTGACGTTGCAGAAGCAAAAACAGGTGGTGGGATCGAGGCTGGTTTCGTGAGGGAAGAACATGTGAACCGTGAGGCAATGAAAGCATCCATGACACTGCTGTACTTTCTGTGTAAAGAGGAAATTCCCCACACCACCAAACACAAACCATTAGTGGATGTAGCCAAGACATTAGGAGTGGATGTGCTAAATAGTTTGGAGAAGGGGGGTAATGCCAAGTACACATCAGATGATCATGTGCAGgaagtggtgaacatttttggtgaTACAATATGGGAGCCCATAAGGCAGGAAATTCAGGATTCTGTGTTCTATAGTGTTATGGTTGATGAAACAACAGATATAAGTGTTACATGTCAGTTAATTTTGTATGTTAGGTACCTTAAGGATGGCAAGAGTAAGACTGTGTTTGCGGAAACTATTAGTATTCCAAATGGTAAAGCTGATACGATAAAAGAAGCCATCATAGGATTCCTGCACAAGAACCAGCTACCGCTAGATAAACTTTGTGCCTTCGGCAGTGACGGTGCTGCAGTTATGGTTGGGAGAAAAGCTGGGGTCTCCAGACAACTCCAGAACTTGGTGCCACATCTCATCTCTAACCACTGTGTTGCTCATCGCCTAGCTCTTGCTGCTTCACAAGCCGCTGCCCACATCAAGTACCTTGATAAGTTTAAGAAGATCGTCGAGCAACTCTTCAGATTCTACAACTACAGTGCTGTACGAACAGCATCCTTGAGGGAAATTCAG ACTGTCCTGAATGAGCCAGCTGTGAAGATCACTGAGGCCAAAGATGTTAGGTGGTTGTCTCATGATAAGGCCGTGCGAGCACTGAGGCGTTGTCTTCCAGCAGTAATTACCAGCCTTGAATTTGAAGCCGCAAAAGGTGATGCTCAGGCCCAGGGATTGTCTTGCTTTGTACAACACTACGAGTTTGTTGCTGCTCTGCTCATGATGTCAGATGTTCTGCCAGTACTCTCAGCGTTGTCACGTGCCTTTCAG ACCCGAGATGGTACATACAGTCTGGTTGGTAGCCTAGTGTTGGGAACCATTTCCACTGTGAAGACTCTGAAGGAAAACCCTGGGGAGCACTTTCACAGCCTGTCCACTGTGATGTCAGACCTTGTTGATCAGCCATTCAAGTTCCATCCCCCCACAGACAGAGAGACTGAGCACTTCATGAAGAAT GTGTACAACCCTTTCTTCGACTCTATTGTACAAAATCTTGAGAAGAGGTTTCCAAATATCGCGGAGTTAGAGGCATTCTCTGTATTCAGTCCACAGCTATGGCCAGAAGACAGTGAAGAGTTTGCCGAGTATGGGAAAGATGAGATTCAG ATGCTGTCTGTCCGATTCCAATCATCATTAAATTGCCAAGCTGATGTACAGTCCGAATTCCAGTTGTTGAAGAACACTGTCCGCAATGACCAGAAACTTGTGCAAGAACCAGCCAGCAAGATCATGGAGACAGTAGCAGGGCCTCTTTCAGAAACACTTCCCAACCTGGCCAAACTGGCATCTGTTGGTCTCATTATCCCAACCTCTACTGCTG ATTGTGAAAGGGGCTTCTCAGCACTGAAGAGAATCAAAACTGACATAAGGAATCGTATGAAGGACTGTACACTGAACTCTCTTCTGCAGATAGCAATCGAAGGCCCAGAGGTCATCAATTTTCCATATACCACTGCAGTGGACAAATGGGCTGGTAGAAAAAACAGAAGactaaaactttaa